Below is a window of Anabas testudineus chromosome 10, fAnaTes1.2, whole genome shotgun sequence DNA.
TAGTCAAACACATTGCTCCAAAAATGCCATCAGCTTGCCTGGATGCAAAGAGAGTTATGTGGATGTTTAACTTATAACTGTATTTTCTTAACTTGTTCATATGAGgtgcctgaaaaaaaaatgtgtgcgCTTTAACACATTTGACTGGATGTCAATTTCAGACATAGTTGTGCTGATGATTCAGTGCTTTAATCTGTAGAGCCCAATCAACCTTGGCTCTCACTTGAAAGACTAATACCACAGACACTTTACAGCTGTTTCTTGTTCTTAGTCTTAAAAGTAGCTGTCTACCAATAAACAGTTAAGCCTACAAATCCTGACCATTAcaacatgtatatatattttttgtccTACATGGTAatgacatgtaaataaataccTACCAGATACAGAAAGGAAGTCATCAATGGATGTTATATCATCAACAGCATCGGTGAGGACACGGACCTGTTTCTCCCACTGCTCCTTGAACAAATCCATATTGTCCTGGGCCACCTTACTGTTGGGCTTGGCAGCAAGGGCTAACGCTGCATTAATCACCTGTAATCATCCAATTACAGCCATTAAAGCTCCATTACAGCATAGCcctcagccacaacattagcATAGGTTGATTGCATGAAGCTCCCCACTTCCCCACTTCAATGTTGGGATTGCAGCATGAAGCCAATTCATTCCTGGGAGTGATTATAGACATAGCGTGTTTGAAGGATTGAATGGAATAAAACTAATAGCTGCTTGTTTTGGGGAGAGAAACATCTGTGGGTATCAAAGCTCAGGATGAATGGGAGTCATTAGGAGGAGATTAAAAGGAATAGTTAGCTGGCATGACTCAGAGGTATAGGGACTAGTGGCAAGCATGGTACagtgtatatatttaaaaaaaaaaaaaaaaagaggcctCAAAGGGTCAACCAGAAACCTAAGGTGAGGTGTTTTGATCTATGGTATTTCGTTTagttaagttatatttttaaagtataTTAAAGGCAGAGCAGCTTGACTTGTCTCATGGACAATTTCTTCCATATACAGTAGcatacagtggcttcagaacGTATTCAAACCTtgtcaccttttgttttttgtttcttgtattatttttgttgttattcttcttGCTAATCCCTTACAGAAGGATTGAAGACTGAAGTTCTTTgcagagatgggaaaacatgtTGGAAAGACAACCATCTCCACTGCAAGAAGCATATACCCTTGATAATGCTGGAGTGGCTTCAGGACTCTCAAGTCTCTAACCCTTCCTCAAGAAGGATCTGTCAGTAGGATAAACCACTCAAATTTGTGTGTGCATAGCTTGTAGAGACTTACCCAAAAGTTAATGAATTTTCAAACATGTCAAAAATCACTTTTTCACCATCATTGTAGATTATTTAGTGTTGATTGATTAGCAATTTTGTCCATTAAAAGATAAATTTAGAAAGACATGAATTAAGTAAGGAGATTACTATAATTGCCATGTAGAaagatgttttctgttaacatcTAATAGTACTTTAATCTCTTCTTTAATCTCTTTTCATGACCAAAATCTAGCTACTGGGGATAGTTGGTGCATAGGTTGCACTGGGCCAACTATCCAGGTGGGGGTCATGCATGGATGCATTTTGAGAACTGGACacggattaaaaaaaaaaaaaaaaaaaaaaacagcatccaGTCACTCAGCGGACTACAGAAAGACGTTCATTGGCGCATCGTcccagaaaatgtaaattaaattaaaataatcacacgagtgctctaccaactgagctactgcccATATATGCAACATTTTATGTAGCATGTTTGGGACaattttccatattttttctaatttccttatttgttgaaatgaatgCACTGTGGGAAGAAAGacaacacccacacacagttCTGTGCCCAGTTACTCAAGCACCTTTCTGGCACACGTGCAGaattacaacaaacaaagaaattagACTACACATTATCCACACCATCCTAATTTAAAAGACTCTTTTTTGTATTATGTTAACTCTAGCTTTGACATTATGATAACCCAATTAAGGTATgtatgactttaaaaaaaattcttaATCTagttgtaaaatatttaattgcatGTAAGTAGGTGacctttaattaaataattaaaagcttTATGATTgaaataaaagggaaaaattAGGAGGTGCAATTTTAGATATAGAAAGCAATTACTGAAACCACTACGTGGATGCACTATGATATTTATATTGGCAACCCTAGTGCAAGTATTAAAAGACAGTGTGGCAGACTCTCAAAGAGGTGCAATGAGGAGTCAATGATCCGGTATGTGGGTGAACTGGTGAGTTCGGGAGCACAACAGCCAGGTACCTGGGGGCAAAGAGTTTCCAGCTGGGATGCTGCCATGCGGACCAGCTTTACTCCCTCTTCATTGTTTGAAATGGAGCATGCCAGGTTGGCGAcctaaacagaaaaaacacacaaatataatttgtcGCCACATATAGGAGAAAAACTAAGGAAAAGAAGACATGTATAAATAACTTAATTTAGATATGTTCGTTGTGGTATTCTGGTTTAAGGATTTGTCTCTGATCAGAAATGGAGTGGCTCTGCAATACAACAAGCAATCCCTGTGGAATACTAACCCGCTACTGAGGATTAATTTATAAAGCTGGTAAAATGATACAATATGGTGCCACAGAGGGAGATCAAGAAAAAATGGGAGGGAAAACAAAAGCTAATCTCGTCAATGAAAAGAGTGTAATAGATTATAAGTTTTATAATTGTTTCCCTATAGTAAATTTCTTTAAACACAAAGGTTGTAGCTAGTGAAAGAAGGATTGGGTTGGGATTAGAGCAGCTAAATAACAAGGTTGCCATTACAGAGCTGAAGAAAGGCAAATATTCCTGACACTTTCAAAAACCGAGCAGCCAAGTAAGAACTGGGTGCTGATCTCAGAAAGTCTTGCTTGTGGCTAACATTTATGGCTTGTGATAATCTTCTCTGACCAACAAATAAAGCTGTGCCAGAATAATTTCTAAATATTCTTCAACCCTTAGAGTAACGTTATGCTTCTACTCATATTCACAAAAATTTAGGTCAGAGACTTTGAAGATTCTCATTTGTTGGTTGGGATATGTTGGCAACAATGCTAAAACAAAATGCCTAGGATGCGAGGAACTGTGCCAAAGCAGGATTATCCAATGGACAAAAAAATGTGCTGAAACATAATCAATTACACTCCTGATTGCATTATACCAGGAACAAAGAAAACCATTTTAACTATCTGGGATGTATTTTCATCAATCTGTTATATTTTACTCATCAGTTTAATTGCTAAGATCTGGGTCATACAGCAATTATAGCAGACTTTCACATGAAACTATATAGTAAGAAGTAAGAAGTCATACAACAATCTGACGCAACTTTTCCTACAAGTAGCACTCATCCCTGAGTTGTGCTTGTTTCATTCAATTGTTTCTGCATAAAACTTTGATTTGTTGCTAGAACTGCAAATAGcaatgttctgtttttctgctcacTAAAGCATCACATAAGAATAAACATCACCTCcaattgggaaaaaaaaaaaaactgaccacagaaaataatttctgtgtttatggctttgttttcattatggAAAAAGAGCCCTGATTGCCATTTTCAAAAGGCACTGTAATCCTAATTTTGTATCAAGAgggaaaagaacaaagaactCAAAAACTGAATGAGGACTTTACAGTAGCCAGGATAAAATGTCCATAACCAATtggatggaaaagaaaaatatgaaatgttctGTATTTGGGTCGCGTGAGATTTGACTATGAAAGCACTACATTACCTCAATCAGTTTGTTGGCATGCTCACGAAACACTTGTGCATATTCCTTTACTTCTTTCTCATTGCCGTTCTTGGCAGCTTCAATCAGAACCAGGAGGGGAACATTGGTCTCCAGGAAAGAGTCAGAAACGTGGTCCATTACAGCTTTACGCAGCTgtaaagtaagaaagaaaattacattctgtagaaattacatattttaataataaaacctgGGTCAGCCAAAAAAGTTATGTACAAGTTGAAGAGATTAAGGGGGAAAAGattcaagacaaaaacaaacctgtCTGCGAAGGTCTCTGGTCTTCTTTGTCATCCTGTCAATGGCGGTGTTAAGAGCATCACTTCTATCCTTTCTTCCTGCCTGATGGAATAagaaatattacaatataatataGTTTAAAGACATGTTACCATTATAAAATGTTGCCCTCTTCTGCTATTTGTCTATTTTCTTCAAGTTTTGTGGTATTGTGCAAGAAAGTTCAAAGCCAGCtggaaaaaagcttttttttgcGGGATTCTGGAACACTGCTGTTATCTTAATCCTTTCTTATGATGACTTCGACTGACAAAGTTGACTGCTCGAAGTAGGGTTCTTCTTACACAGCTTCCAGCATATTGGTATTAGAGCCATGACATTAAACATGACGTCCAGAACGACATATAACACACATCACATATACAAAGATTGGTATTGCTTTCAAAACAATAATGGTGGATTAACAAAGTATGGTCATGTGATATGATTCTGTCACAATTAAAGTAGGTGTGTATAATGCCCAAAATATTATTAACTTCAGTCACAAATGTGCAGCTCTAAAGTAGGCAGTAACTGGTTAGAGGTAGCGCATAATATAACACAATCCCTGGGTTTAGCTACCATAAGAAGTACTGACCAAGTTCTTAAAGTGCCTTCATTCAAGTAGTTGCACAATGTAGAATAGACATGTTGTCAAAATGGCACTGCCTTGAACAGGCAATGTAAAAAGGCCTTATAATTGTTTCAAGAACCTTCTTCTTCTAATATGTTGTTGCTAGTCCATTTCAGAtcctttaatttattataaattattattagtgttcTCCATTAACTTTAAAGATATTATTGCCAAAATAGCTTTGCATTGTATGAAGCTGTTTGTACAGCTTAATATTGCATACAATGTCTTTCTCGGCTTAACAAGCTCGCAATTCTAGAAACTGTAGAAACACTGTTCTTGAAAAAGCAAGGGTTGACTTGTGTGAAAAGAGACAACTTGACACTGTTGCTAAGCAAAAGCATTTTGACTATGTTTGGAAACGGCTGACATGCTGAGAATCATGACTGTATTTTCACAAAAGTTCAGATTTTTCAGCACCAGTTTCACCAATTCACCAGTTTTTATTTGCCATAGGTTAACCTTTCTGACAAGACAGCACATTAGTGATCAACTCAACTCAAACCGATAATAATGTTCTCATATATAGAATATGGCAAACTATTATGTACAGTAACATTGCCATAACATAGGCTCTAATCACAGTAGCCATGCACCAGTTCAAGTCCTAACCGCTGCACCCCCACTGAGAGCAGAGAGTGTGCAGTCACATTCTACAAACTGCTCATGCGAAAGTTGTAAACCTTAAACTTTCAGTAAGGGTAAAGTGATGGAGTGAAAAACattgagagacagacagatcgGTCATATCTAAGAAGAAAACCACAGGAAAATTACATGAACAGGAAAAGGCAACAGGAAAAggcaacagagaaaaacagttgGACGCGTATTATCCCCTCGTAATGCTTAAATCAACTGTGACACAGTCCCATAGATGGTGGTGGCACTGACCTACCCCATCCCCCACTGCCCTTTGCCCATTGGGGGATTGTGTACATAGTTAGGGGCTGGAGAGTTCCAAAGGCACTAATCCCCTGTGATTTTGTGTCGGTTGGATGCAGTGCTGTGGTAGGGCTTTAGTCTGCTCTGTCCCTATTTGCTCAATCCCATTTCATTCATGCCTATCCTATATTTCATTTCCACACCAGAGGGTCCTAAAGCACTTCTTCAGGTGCTTATTATGGAGGCAGTCTCTCTGCAGCATCTTTTATGATACTGAAGTGAATCTCTATCCATCTCCTTTAGGACTGATTTAGGAACATTGCTGTTATACAAAACCACTGGTCTGCTGGATTATGGAAAAGTTTTATGTTCATAAAGTATAAACCATGCCTCAAATAATAAAAGTTCTATGACATTGCATTTTTTCCAAGTTTTTCCAAGAGGAATATTCATCATGCCCTCTGAGATTTACATGCTAGCATTCTGCAGAAAAGTCCCAACAGGAGATGTTAtctacaacaacaaatgtgaatAATGGCTGCAGCAAGCTGATCAACTGACCTGGAAAGTAAAAGCCAGATGCATGTTTTGTCTTAAGACCTGAGAATAATCCAATCTAATTAATTAAGGAGAAAAATATGGTAATAGCACTCTTCTCTGTCTAGTTCAGTGACTTTTAGTTTTGATAAGCCAACCAAAAGATACACAGATCAAATCTATGTGCTAGATGAAACAAATCTTAGTTAACAGCATTGTAGTAACATTTTGTATCATGCATTGACCACCAttagacttaaaaaaaacagtcataCATCTGTGCCAACATAGCACAGCATATACACAACATGAATATAAGCAAGACAAGACACCTCATTTTAGGCACCACTTGCATAATTGCTCCTATGCAGAGAAAACTAGTACTTTGCTCACCCTTTGTTTATATCTCAGGTATACATTCATACATAGCAGCAAAATAGGGCTGAGATTTATAACTCTGGTTAATTTCAACAACAAGCTGCCACAACACATTCAAGGTATCAATATTCTGATGGTGACGAGCCAGTAGGAGGGAAGGGGGCTTGCGTGAGGGAAGGGAGGAAGACTGAGGTGCACAAGCACTGTGTATGCAGCACAGAGCGAAGGGATGGGGGAAGAGAGTGtgagggtgtttgtgtgtatgggagagaaaaagagagagaaacagtagTGATGATCGACGCCAGGCTGCCACCACTCTGTAGCAGTGAGTGGCTGCAACAAAAAGCACAGAATAACATCCCTGACTCTCTGCTCcgcttttttttccctctctccctgcatCTCAGCTAGCAGATGAGGGCTTCGCTCACAGCTCTGCAGAGGCTATGCTGAGACTGAGCCGGCGACGGAAGCAGGATCTCTGGCTGCCATCAACAAGTTAGGGTTGGAAGATCACAGTCATGAAAGAGGAACGCTTGATCGTCAATTAACCATCTGAGCTGACATCATTGCGgtggaaggaaaacaaaagggcaaaaaaaagaaaaagaaaaaaggagagcaAGGGGGGGACTGTTCATCCTGAGTGGCTCTGGATGTAACTGATCAACTTAAAAAAATttctataaatatttatttcaaggATTCGTGGGATAAAGGAAAAGATTTATTCCTTTCTTTGAGCTTGGATTTTAAAGGACTCAAAGCAAAATAACAGGAATAACCATCATCTTGGGACATGgaatttcatattttgtttcaTCTGGGTGGGCTCAGAATTGCTTTATTTCCAAAGAGGCTGATTCCTTTTGTGCTTACTCAAAAGGGCTTTTTCCCTTTGGATTTTTCTTCCATCTGGTTGCTCCAAGGGTCTGCAGAAAAGGACAGTTGAATGCAGCCTCCGATGTGCACAAAAGAATGGGTAAGTTAGCCCTCTATATGGCAGGTCTAAACATGAATAGGGAATACAAGTAAGAGCGAGGGAGGCTGAGGACTAAAAGCTTTTCAGCATAGTCTAGTTACTGCAATTGTACTTCATTATTGCTTCTTTACCGAAACACAATTTTGGaatatatacacattttaaatcgtaaaacttaaaacaaaatttaacaaaaaaaaaaaagtgcaattgCAAGAGGCATATTTAAGCTGTTTAGAAGAGataatttaaaaagctaaatatataACAGCTaacaatgaaacagaaaaatttGTATTTAAGTCAAATTACAGAGCACACAATGTGAACAACGTGGTCTAGATATTAATATAAAAGTGTGTATTTACCTGATCATTAAATACATAAGTAAAGGGCATATGTTCAACCTAACTTTAAAGAAATTGTGTTTATATACATTGTGAAAGTTGTCAACATGAGGTATCTTAACTGGTGTATATATGGGGAAAgaacaaaagcacacaaaaaaaaaagcacaatcgTCACCATGAATTAGTAATAAGTGCTCTGCAGAGATTAGCTTTCCCGCCCCACAGTTCATTTTCTTATCTTTAAACCCACCCAGGTTTCCATTCAAGGTGGCCATTGGTGGGACCTGCACCAGtggctctgtgtctgtgtgtgatcagCATGCTCCTAGCGTGCCTGCTGCCTCCTGCATCGTGCACAACCTGCCCTCAAAAATGCCGCTGTGAGGACCTGCAGTTCTACTGCGACACCCAAGGGCTTCAGGCACCACCAGATGGTGTGGACAAGGGGTCCCTGGGGTTGTCACTACGTCACAATACCATCACTGAACTCAGCCCTGATCAATTCTATGGCTTCAGCCAGCTCACCTGGCTGCATCTAGACCACAACCAGATTACCACAGTACAAGAGGATGCCTTTCAAGGGCTCTACAAGCTAAAGGACCTCAATCTGAGCTCAAATCGTATCACCAAGTTGCCCAACACAACCTTCATCCACCTCATCAATCTCCAGATACTGGACCTGTCCTTCAATCAGATGACTGCATTGGAACCAGAACTGTTTCATGGACTGAGGAAACTCCAGATACTCCACCTTCGCTCCAACTTACTTCGCACCACACCTGTTCGAGCATTCTGGGACTGCCGAAGCCTGGAATATCTGGGCCTGAGTAGCAACCGTCTACGAAGTCTGGCCCGGAATGGATTTGCTGGGCTCATTAAGCTTAAGGAGCTCCACTTGGAGCACAATCAGCTGACCAAGATCAACTTGGCCCATTTTCCTCGCCTTGTTGCCCTCCAGTTTCTTTATCTGCAGTGGAATAAGATCAGCAACCTAACATGTGGCATGGAATGGACCTGGACCACTTTAGAGAAGCTGGACCTCACAGGAAATGAAATTCGTGTCCTGACACCTGATGTGTTTCAAACGCTGCCAAATTTAAAGATTTTGCTGCTGGATAACAACAAACTAACCAGTTTGGACCCCCAAGTCATGGATATGTGGCAGTCTCTGGGCACAATTGGTCTGTCTAGCAACCTTTGGGAATGTACCAAAAGGATTTGCTCTCTGGCCACGTGGTTAAGCACCTTTAAGGGAAGGTGGGAACATTCCATTCTCTGCCATAGTCCTGAATATGCCCAGGGAGAGGAGATACTTGATGCTGTTTATGGATTCCAGCTTTGTCAGAATTTTTCAGCGCCAGTCGTTCAGACTATTGGTACAACAACAGACGCTACTACAGCCACAGAGGTGACAAGCTCCTTGTTTGGAATTATGCAGCCGACCCCCACGCAGGACTATGCAGAGGATTTTGGGAGCTTTACCACAGTCACTACCACAACAACAACGACACAAATACAACGTACTGCTCAAGTAACTACTGCTACATTGGAAGAGGCAGCTGTAACAGATGATTTCTCGGCAATGGACAATACTGTTATGACTCACAGGGTTATCATTGGAACTATGGCCCttctattttcattctttttcattatatttgttgtctATATCTCACGAAAGTGCTGCCCTCCCACCCTACGCCGGATACGCCACTGTTCGGCTATTCAGAACCGCAGACAGATGAGGACCCAGCAGCGGCAGCCTATGGCAGATCTAGCTACACAGGTACCCTATAATGAGTATGAGACTAGCCATGAAGAAGGGGCACTTGTGATCATCAATGGCTATGGGCAGTGCAAGTGTCAGCAACTGCCTTACAAAGAGTGTGAAGTATGAACTCTTATTTATTGCTAGGGTGTATGGTTTGCCATTTGACCATTTCAGATGATACAgggtttgctttttttatttttttccagtttatGTAAAAAGCATAATTTCTACAAGTGAGATTTAAGAATATGTGAGATACGAATGCTACAATGACAGAGGTTGGACATGATAGTTAAGGGATGATGCAGAGATAGTCACaaatttatttttctatgaatGCAAGGTTGTTCGTATCAGGCAGGGGCAATCATTTTAAACAAGGAAATTGTAAACTGTGAGATTTGTCTCCACATTATCTAtattctgcagcacagagaaaacacataGCCAAAAGGCCCTCTGCTAACAGAATACATTAAGTGGAGAAATGTGATTTACGTCTTATGTCTTTTAAAAGAGTAAATATTTGAAATCATGTTTCAAACTGCGCTACAGGCATTGTAAGCCAGTCACTCAATCACTGGTGCAAATGAATTTGATCATTTATCAGAATGTTTTACGGTTTCATTGTTTTGGAAGAATCATGATATCACAAAGACCAAAATCTAATTCTGCATTataattgaaaattaaatgtcatcatTGTTATgttacaaacaaaaataaaccttCTCTTAAAAAGAGAACTCTGAAATTCTATTCAATATACTAATGATAATACTTTTACCAAATTAGGCATTACTAAATTGGGCAAGCCAATAGCCTTCCATCAGATCAACATGCTCTTAAGTGTTTCCTGTTTAGAGAATTTATTTGCGCCTCCAACCCCAAAAGCAGCTTATTCTAAGCCaaaatcagattttctgtttgtctacttttgtttcttgtaaatttgatttcttctctgtggaaataaaactaaaatgtaccAATTCAAAAGACTATCAGAGTGGTAAATTTATCCTCAATTACAATGACTGAACATTAACTTCTTGATTCCCAAGTAAGTTCGTAAATGTAATACTGTTCTACCGCTGACTTTAAAGTTGTTGGAGCTCCAGCTCACGAGAGCCAACTGTCACAAATAAATTCTCAACCTGTGGGAAACACTATGCATACTTGTTATATCTGTGGTTACTCTCCAAAATGCTACACTGcttaacaaaaaacataaatatgttcACCGCCTTGATTGTCAAGAACAAATTTATCAGacctttaaatgtaaaatgacctGTACTTGGATTCCATACACACTGTGACCATAACCTTAacaaagtaaatacagttttctgATTTGTTATTATATACCAGGCTCAATACACAGAAAAGCTAGTGTGAGATGGGGGTAGTAAGTAAAAGGGTAATAAACAGCAAAATGCCAGCATTTTActctcaaaataaaacctttccCAGTAGCCCAGGCTCTTTATCGCTTACACACTAATCAAGACTGACAGGCTCAAGATTGAACCAATTATGTCCAGGCAAAAAGAATCTAATATTCTGTCACCTACACCAGTGATCCAGCATCATTTAGCTTGTTCAATCACTTAAAAATAGTTAAATAGTAGAATCATTCTCTGCATACACAAAATACCATTGAACCTTTAATTTTTACGGGGCGCTCCAGTTACAAATGAGGTTATTATGAATAAGAAATGTTATAATAGTTCATCTGTTAACAGTCACAAGTGTAAAGTTAAACTGCATCAATACCCAGAAAGCAAACTGAGATTCAGGTATAAGCAAACAGCAAGCCTGGGTCAGGACACATTTGTATGCAGCACGAAGAGGATGTGCATTAGCATCAGACTAAAGCTGCTGCCGCAGCTCCGCACTTCTTTGTGTTCGGTTTCGTGGTGGGGGTAGGGTGAACGAGAGAGAGTGATATAAATTGATGGAATGATAGAGAGGGGCAACTATGGGATAATGTATTGTTTTAACAAACCAATGACCATGGCTCTGATTCtgtaaaaagaacatcataGAATTTTGAATACTGACTGACAGCACCTTCACCTTGAAATGCAAAGTGACCACACAGAAGCATCGGTTTCACTGCTAGGGAACAGAAGAACTTTAGtgtttaaacagtaaaacattcaAGCAAATCTTTACACAAATTAAGATGGCAAGATGCTTCTGATAGCACAGCACCTTGACATAACATATCTGGTTTTGAGCAGTTAGAATGCAGTTTGCTGGCTCATGCCCCCTAGAGGTAGCCAGGAGGTACCATTTGTGGCTTTGTCTCTCTATTGAGCCTGTAAAACTTGGCTTcgaacatttaaatgaatgcttGTGTTGACATCTTGCACATCCTTATAGGATGCCTACAACAACTTCTAAGAAAGTGTTTGTGTAAACCAAAAATTGTTACATGTTTCACTGAATTTAATGaaaaagactgcacacacacacacacacacaccagtgagTTCCAAAATCAAGCAATTccattttctaattttattttctaacagTTACGCAGTGCTTTTACGATTGCCCTTATAATCTGTCTTGCATGTTCAAAAGTCAAAACTGAATTCATTATTTCTTCTTAATGTCATTTAGCAAACATAATGGAAAGACCTAAATTTTGATAAAGCCAGGAATGGGGATTTATGTGTAATTCCTACAAAGTTATGTTAATCATTTGACATCTCACTGTTCCAGATCATGGTTGTACTAAATGGCTAAAAATCCACAAAATTTGTAGAAATATGCATCCCTTTGCACTCTGGCTCTTTGtaagctgtttttgtttcctcttgtcATTCCCTAGCCCTGGTCCCCactcaacttaaaaaaaaaaaaaaaaaagcaaacaaagagaaaaaaaaaaaagacgtgaACCAATCCCATCCTTACCCAACCTCTTTGTGCAAAATGAATGCTTTTATCTTCCCATTTTCCTTTTGTATTGTAATATGTACAATTTCATATCTGTATAGTGGATAAGATGTGccaaactgaaaagaaaaaaaaaacagtttcccctcaaaacatatattttttaaataaaatggttaTAATTTGCAATGTTTGCTAACTGATGGATGCTTACAACTTTGTCCATAATATTTTGGTTAAATGTATATatcttttatttagaaaaaaaaagtcaaacctATCATAAAGCTAATAGGCAAAGATATACTGTCACATTGaatttttttccctctcataATCtctgttatttacagtatttaggCTTATTG
It encodes the following:
- the lrrtm2 gene encoding leucine-rich repeat transmembrane neuronal protein 2, with amino-acid sequence MLLACLLPPASCTTCPQKCRCEDLQFYCDTQGLQAPPDGVDKGSLGLSLRHNTITELSPDQFYGFSQLTWLHLDHNQITTVQEDAFQGLYKLKDLNLSSNRITKLPNTTFIHLINLQILDLSFNQMTALEPELFHGLRKLQILHLRSNLLRTTPVRAFWDCRSLEYLGLSSNRLRSLARNGFAGLIKLKELHLEHNQLTKINLAHFPRLVALQFLYLQWNKISNLTCGMEWTWTTLEKLDLTGNEIRVLTPDVFQTLPNLKILLLDNNKLTSLDPQVMDMWQSLGTIGLSSNLWECTKRICSLATWLSTFKGRWEHSILCHSPEYAQGEEILDAVYGFQLCQNFSAPVVQTIGTTTDATTDYAEDFGSFTTVTTTTTTTQIQRTAQVTTATLEEAAVTDDFSAMDNTVMTHRVIIGTMALLFSFFFIIFVVYISRKCCPPTLRRIRHCSAIQNRRQMRTQQRQPMADLATQVPYNEYETSHEEGALVIINGYGQCKCQQLPYKECEV